From Pseudomonadota bacterium:
ACTGGCTCTTGGCGCAGCTCGAAAGTGCCTGCGGCATGGCGGTAGGCGGCCTCGATATTTTGCCGATTATCGAAACCGGGCGCGGCGTGACGGCAATCGATGAAATCGCGCGCTCGGGAACCCGCGTCAGGCGTCTCTCCTTCGGTGCCGGCGATTTTACCAACGATATGGGCATGGTGTGGACGGCGGATGAGAGCGAGCTTATATACGCACGCTCGGCAATCGCGCTGGCTTCGCGCGCCGCCGGATTGGAAGCGCCGATCGATACCGTGTTTATCGATTTACAGGACGACGAGCATTTAGAAAAATCCGCCCGCACCGCGCTTTCTCTCGGCTACCGAGGGAAATTATGCATCCACCCGGCGCAAATCGAGCCGGTGAATGCGGTTTTCACGCCGAGCGCGAAAGAGGTTGCCCGGGCGCGCAAGCATGTCGAAGCCTTTGCCACCGCGGAAGCGGAAGGCTCCGCCTCAATCCAAGTAGATGGCTATTTCGTCGATTACCCCATTGTCGAGAAAGCACGGCGCACGCTAGCTTTGATGGCGGCGATCGACGCCAAGGGACGTTAATCAAAACATCTTTGAACAGGGAGAAAAAAACATGACGGCAGATTTTGAAAAGCGCTTGCAGCGCATGGAAGATATCGAGGATATCAAGCAGCTCATTGCTCGTTACGCAAAGGCAGTGGACATGAACGGCGAACCGGCATTGCTGACGGCCTGCTTCACCGAGGATGCATCGTGGAATTGCGAGGGCGTCGGCGGCTGGCAGGGACGCGATGCGCTGGTCGCAGGATTGCGCGAAACATGCACCGTGACGTTGCCATGGGCGCTCCACTACATGACGCAGCCAATCATCACCGTGGCCGAGGGCGGCCA
This genomic window contains:
- a CDS encoding CoA ester lyase gives rise to the protein MEPMRTWLFAPGNHPRKVEKVFTVGADAVVLDLEDAVAVEQKTVTRATVVEALKARPKRASRGYIRVNAIDTEFCYGDLKEVIGPWLDGILLPKVESAGQLQTIDWLLAQLESACGMAVGGLDILPIIETGRGVTAIDEIARSGTRVRRLSFGAGDFTNDMGMVWTADESELIYARSAIALASRAAGLEAPIDTVFIDLQDDEHLEKSARTALSLGYRGKLCIHPAQIEPVNAVFTPSAKEVARARKHVEAFATAEAEGSASIQVDGYFVDYPIVEKARRTLALMAAIDAKGR
- a CDS encoding nuclear transport factor 2 family protein produces the protein MTADFEKRLQRMEDIEDIKQLIARYAKAVDMNGEPALLTACFTEDASWNCEGVGGWQGRDALVAGLRETCTVTLPWALHYMTQPIITVAEGGQTASGEYYLWELAKATPEGGGATEDTWIGGWYESDFRKEDGGWRFCKTELFLKLLSATSKANWETPIGPWQG